Proteins from a genomic interval of Nodularia sp. LEGE 06071:
- a CDS encoding SdrD B-like domain-containing protein — translation MNKNHNKPNIKTPTLCATATVREISLGIASAIALFTASPVAAQVGVTSLTATYETRPASSYSTQVGVPCDAGNYPTGCNSNIDLEFGVGATNDLRLSAFQIGANNYSLILVADKLQFRRVDNAFTTGERQLIFFESNNNTQMRSSYTNTMEEALLGTIINKGVDNGFSNDNSVASNNIERIDYIVSEGISIPVASAADIGFLILERGGNDPFKIAPITALDASGNPSAFGQLKNIPASTWGNSGFNINSAVMRREEGEPQFRPSHLVGSQPIASIYVSIDALTDFDGQIIYGYAIFPNDITSSNNLVNLTDFPTDTLGASGEGGLDLMTGGAIFMLDTLSTVSGTLYQDENEDDILNNGEPNLPADVTLQLIDATNNVVATANTKANGEYVFLGVGNGNYTIRVDTNDPNIPNGQILGTANNLPINVAGNNITEQNFGFNQPLANNPNIILVKRITAVNSTQYTDLIDGVDDINSPNYVPAPYDADDNQPNWPANYLQGRLNGGNIVPGDELEYTIYFLSTGDTTALNVLMCDRLPQNTTFIPTAFNSIDPGTDKGILLSYDSNLVALTGIQDIDNGQYFPVGIEPTDVYPNINCGGSNTNGAIVVNLGNVPNSTSSGDPTNSYGFIRFRVRVN, via the coding sequence ATGAACAAAAACCACAACAAACCAAACATCAAAACTCCCACCCTCTGCGCCACTGCGACTGTGCGTGAAATTTCTTTAGGAATAGCAAGTGCGATCGCACTCTTCACAGCCAGTCCAGTCGCCGCCCAAGTAGGTGTAACTAGCCTAACTGCCACCTACGAAACAAGACCAGCAAGTAGTTATAGCACTCAAGTAGGAGTTCCATGTGATGCTGGTAATTACCCCACAGGTTGTAACAGCAATATTGATTTAGAATTTGGTGTGGGCGCAACCAATGATTTAAGGCTTTCAGCTTTTCAAATTGGAGCTAACAACTACTCTTTAATACTAGTAGCTGACAAACTACAATTTCGCCGCGTAGATAACGCCTTCACTACTGGAGAAAGACAACTCATTTTCTTTGAGTCAAACAATAACACTCAAATGCGCTCGTCTTATACCAATACAATGGAAGAGGCTTTGCTGGGTACTATCATTAACAAAGGTGTTGATAATGGCTTTTCCAATGATAATTCAGTTGCTAGCAATAACATTGAACGCATTGATTATATTGTTTCCGAAGGTATATCCATACCCGTCGCATCAGCCGCAGACATCGGTTTTCTAATTTTAGAACGCGGTGGTAATGACCCCTTCAAGATAGCGCCAATCACAGCCCTAGATGCCAGTGGTAATCCCAGCGCATTTGGACAATTAAAAAATATTCCTGCAAGTACCTGGGGTAACTCTGGATTTAACATTAACAGTGCAGTCATGCGCCGAGAGGAAGGTGAACCACAATTCAGACCTTCACACTTAGTTGGTTCACAACCCATAGCTAGTATTTATGTTTCTATAGACGCTCTCACAGACTTTGATGGTCAAATAATCTATGGTTATGCCATTTTTCCCAATGATATTACTAGTAGTAATAATCTAGTTAATCTCACGGATTTTCCTACTGATACCCTTGGTGCTTCAGGAGAAGGGGGGCTAGACTTAATGACCGGAGGAGCTATATTTATGCTTGATACTCTGTCTACTGTCTCCGGTACTCTTTACCAAGATGAAAATGAAGATGATATTTTGAATAATGGTGAGCCGAATTTACCTGCGGACGTTACTTTACAATTAATAGATGCTACTAATAACGTTGTCGCCACTGCCAATACAAAGGCTAATGGTGAATACGTTTTTCTTGGTGTTGGTAATGGCAACTACACAATTCGAGTTGATACTAATGATCCAAATATTCCCAATGGACAGATATTAGGTACAGCCAATAATTTACCTATTAATGTTGCTGGTAATAACATAACTGAGCAAAATTTTGGGTTTAATCAACCTCTGGCTAATAACCCCAATATTATTTTAGTTAAACGGATTACGGCAGTTAATTCTACCCAATACACAGATTTAATTGACGGGGTTGATGATATCAACTCTCCAAATTATGTACCGGCTCCCTACGATGCAGATGATAATCAGCCTAATTGGCCTGCTAATTACTTACAAGGTCGGTTAAATGGTGGTAATATTGTTCCAGGAGATGAGTTAGAATATACCATCTATTTTCTGTCTACAGGTGATACTACTGCCTTAAATGTATTGATGTGCGATCGCCTTCCCCAAAATACCACTTTTATTCCCACCGCTTTTAATAGCATTGATCCAGGCACAGACAAAGGTATTCTTCTCAGTTATGATAGTAATTTAGTCGCTCTTACTGGTATTCAGGATATTGATAATGGTCAATATTTTCCCGTAGGAATAGAACCCACAGATGTCTACCCTAATATTAACTGTGGCGGTTCTAACACCAATGGGGCTATAGTTGTGAATTTAGGCAATGTGCCTAATAGTACAAGTTCAGGTGATCCCACTAATTCTTATGGGTTTATCCGGTTTCGGGTAAGAGTAAATTGA